GGCAGCCTGGTGGCCAACGGCGGGCACAATCTGCTGGAGCCGGCGGCGCTGGCCAAGCCGGTGATCAGCGGGCCGCACCTGTTCAACTTCCTGGAAATCGCCGCGATGCTGCGCGAGGCCGGAGCCTTGCAGGAGGTGGATGACGCCGAGGGGCTGGCGGTGGCGGTGCAGCGTCTGTTCGAGTTGCCCCGGGATGCGCAGAAGATGGCCGAGGCCGGGCTCAAGGTGCTCAAGGCCAACCAGGGGGCCTTGCAGCGGTTGTTGGATGGCCTTGATCGTCTCTTGAACAGGCACTGATCGTCCGTCTGTAGCCGCTGCCGCAGGCTGCGTTCGGCGGCGTAGCGGCCACAAAAAAAGGCCACCCGCAAAGGTGGCCTTTTTCATGGCTCCAGGCTTCAGGGACGAGCCTTGAGCTGCTCCTGTGCGGCCTTGGCCAGGTCCGGCGGCAGGAAGTCGCGGTCCGGGTTGTAGTCGGCCTTGAGGTAGCGCGACAGGTCCTGCAGGTCGCCGGGGTTGAGGGTGCCGGCGGCCTGTTTCAGGCGCAGGTTGTCGAGGATGTAGTCGTAGCGGCTGTTGTTGTAGTTGCGCACCGAGGTGTACAGCTGACGTTGGGCATCCAGCACGTCGACGATATTGCGCGTCCCCACCTGATAGCCGATTTCCGTGGCTTCCACGGCGCTCTGGTTGGAGATGATCGACTGGCGTCGGGCCTGGACCTGTTCGACATCGGTGTTCACCGCGCGATGCAGGTTGCGGGTGTTCTCCACCACCTGGCGACGCAGGGATTCGCGCTGCTGCTCGGTCTGGCTCAGGCGCGAGTAGGACTCGCGGACCTGGGAGCTGGTCAGGCCGCCGCTGTAGATCGGGATGTTCAGTTGCAGGCCGATGGAGCGCTGCTCGACATCGCTGCCGTAGCGCGTCAACGGGTTGGGGTTGCTGAAGCCCAGGGCGTCGTTATCGCCTTTCTTGTACTGCGCCACGGCGTCCAGGGTCGGGGCGTGCCCGGCCTTGCGCTGCTTGAGGGTTTCCTCGGCGGCGCTGACCGCGTAGTTGCTGGCCAGCAGGTTGAGGTTCTGCCGGGCGGCGGTGTCGACCCAGGCCTTGGCGTCGTTGGGCGTCGGTGCCAGCACCGGCAGGGTGTGGACAATGCCCTGGATCGAGTTGTACTCGCGGTTGGTCAGGGTGATCAGCGCTTCGAAAGCGTCATCCACCTGACGCTGGGCGAGGATCCGGTTGGCCCGGGCGGTGTCGTAGCTGGCCTGGGCCTGCAGGACGTCGGTCTTGTCCGACAGACCCACGTCGAAGCGTTCGTTGGACTGGTCCAGTTGACGCTTGAAGGCGGCTTCCTCGGCCTTGGTCGAGGCCAGGTTGTCCTGGGCGCGCAACACCGCGAAGTAGTTTTCCGCGCTTTGCAGGATCAGGTTCTGTTCGGTGGCCG
This genomic stretch from Pseudomonas sp. Os17 harbors:
- a CDS encoding TolC family outer membrane protein, translating into MLRKLSLAVAVSCASNGMAWAAEAPLTTKTDLVSVYQEAVDNNADLAAARAQYGAQKEVVPQARAGLLPNLSAGADINNTRTKFDEPSMASTRSGNVYQATLAQPLFRADRWFQLQAAKDINEQASLQLSATEQNLILQSAENYFAVLRAQDNLASTKAEEAAFKRQLDQSNERFDVGLSDKTDVLQAQASYDTARANRILAQRQVDDAFEALITLTNREYNSIQGIVHTLPVLAPTPNDAKAWVDTAARQNLNLLASNYAVSAAEETLKQRKAGHAPTLDAVAQYKKGDNDALGFSNPNPLTRYGSDVEQRSIGLQLNIPIYSGGLTSSQVRESYSRLSQTEQQRESLRRQVVENTRNLHRAVNTDVEQVQARRQSIISNQSAVEATEIGYQVGTRNIVDVLDAQRQLYTSVRNYNNSRYDYILDNLRLKQAAGTLNPGDLQDLSRYLKADYNPDRDFLPPDLAKAAQEQLKARP